GGTGGAACCAATGGAAAATGCCAATTCTTTAAATATGTTGGAACGTGCTCCAGACAAGGTTAGTGGTGCATGGGTCTTTAAGGGCACTCGTGTTCCAGTTGCTGCCCTGTTTGAGAATCTCAAAGATGGGGCTTCTATTGATCAGTTTTTGGAATGGTTTCCAGGGGTTAAGCGTGAGCAAATAGAGACGCTATTGGAATAATCCTCAAACTTTAGAAATGCCACCGTTGATTCCAAAAAATTGCAGATTCCAAAATTAGAGCAAGCCCGTTGGAGACCCCTGATGAACTATTTAGCGACAGACTACAAGTATATTCAGCTTGATGAAAACCAAGTTCCGGTAATTGAAGGCAGCACCATGAAGGTGGTGGAGCTTATTACCTCGCATCTTACCTATGGCTGGAGTCCAGAAGAACTCCACTTTCAGTATTCTCACATCAGTCTGGGCAAAATTTACTCAGCCCTTGCTTACTATTGGGATCATAAAGCGGCGCTCGAAAGCGATATGAAACAGCGTCTCGAAAAAGTAAAAGCCCTACAGCAGGAAGCTCCTCCGTCTCGCATTGTCCAAAAACTAAAGGAGCGGGGTGTGATCTCTTGAGCGTAGCTCTCTACATGGATGAAAACGTACCTCGGCAAATTGCCGTGGGCTTACGACTCCGCGATATTGATGTCCTCACCGTGCAAGAAGATGGAAGGGCCGGAATAGCGGACCCAGAGGTACTGGCCCGCGCCACCGAATTACAAAGAGTCTTATTTTCTAGAGATGACGATCTATTAGCACTGGCCCATCATCGTCAAAAAGTGGGTATCGACTTCTCCGGGGTAGTGTACGCCCATCCTCAAAGTATTAACATCGGTGATTGCGTGAAGGACTTAGAGGTGATTGCCAAAGCCAGCACTTTAGAAGACACGCTGAACCAAGTTCAATATTTACCGCTTTAGTTCCTCTCCTAGTTTTATACATGCCGACTCCGTCTTTGAAACGCTTATCGCTACAAGATGCCCCCTCACTGATTGAGCGGGTATTTCCAGCGCAGAAGATTTCGGCGGAGGCGCAGAAGGAGCGTAAGGCGGGGGCAGGGCAAACGTTGACGGCACTGGGATCTTATTGGAAAGGTCGCAAGCCGTTGATTATGGTGCGGGCGATTGTGCTGGGATGCTTGCTGCCGGTGACGGATGATTTAGAAGCGGATCTGCGCATCTTTGAGAAGCTGATGGGCATTGATGATGCGGCTTTTGGCTGGCGAGAGCCGAAGCTAAGGGTGATTGATATTGCCCAACGGATAGCGTTGGAGAACCCTTGGGACTTTTTTGACTACACCAACAAGTTTTACGATGCGGAAGAGATCGAGGCGCTGCAGTTTCCGTTGGATGTGGAGCAGTACCCGAAGCTAAAGGTGCGATGGAAGCGGGGTTCAGACCTGCGGGACAAGTATCCTTTTTTTATGCAGGCGTTAGAAGGATTGTCTTTTGAGGAGAAGGTGGGCCTGTGTCGGCGACCGGAAGAGATTGATCCAGAGGTTCTTTATGGGCCGATTTGGCAGGATGTGAATAAGCACCTGGAACCGTTTGGCATTGAGGCACATTCCCATGAGTCGTTGGTGGAGCAGTTGGGGGTTTTGCGCTATGGGCATCGGCCCAAGGTGGGAGATACGTTTTGTGGGGGTGGGTCGATACCGTTTGAGGCGGCGCGGTTGGGGTGTGATGTGTATGCGTCGGATTTGAATCCGGTGGCCTGTATGTTGACCTGGGGAGCGTTGAATATTATTGGGGCGAGTCCAGAAAAGCGGAAAGAGATTGAGAAAGCTCAAAAAGAAGTAGCGGAAGCAGTAGATCGAGAGATTACCGAGCTGGGGATTGAGCATAATGAGCGGGGGGATCGGGCGAAAGCGTTTTTGTCAGCAATTGTAAATTCAATATTTCATGAGGTATCGGCTGCTATTCGAGGCTCTGGATCATCCAACATAAACTGGAGCAAATGCTCCCAACTCTCAAAGAGCAAGTATTTGGTCAAAGTCTGAATATCGTGAAAAAAGCCTTGTCGGGTTCCCCGTTGCTTTCGCATGCGTTGATAAGTGGAGTCCACCAAGTGCAAGACGGTATGAAATAAGAATGCCAACAGGTTGAGTACCAATAGCACAGCAGCAAGGTTCTTCTGACCATGACCAAAATTATGTTCTAAGTGATAGCCCTTGGTTTTGAGGACATTGTGTCCTTCATTCTCCGCTTTCCATCGGGCACGTCCAGCACTGACAATCTCGGCCACACTTTGGTCATTGATGAAATGGTGAGTAATGAACGCGTTGTGATACATAGTCTTTCCATCAGCAGCACGAGTAACAGAGACTTCGCACCAGTTGACCATCACTGCTGGTAGCTCCTCACGCAGGGGGATGCGATTGTAATAGCGATACTGACAAATTTCATGATAGCGACCGTTCCAGCCCCGAGTCTCTAGATGCTCAACATCTCCAATACCTTCTAAATACTCTACCCATTCATATAGCTCTGGATGGGAGGAGGGCAAACAGACAAAAATGAAGTTCAACTCATCCTCTAAACAAGTCTCCACCATCGGTTGACGGCTATAGAGGTCATCGCCAAGAACCGTAATCTTGGCTCCGTCAAACCCTTGAGCATGCCCCTTGATCCACCGTTTGGCCGCAGCGGTTTCACTATCCTGTTTCTCCGCACCATCTTGAGGACGAATGAACTCTGGGGCCAGAGAAATGACATGTTCAATTTCCGGACAAACGAGGACGGGCAACACGGCGGTGTGCGTATAGGTGACACTCCCATCCCGATGGGTTTTGGTAGAACACTGATCGCAACAAATCCGGTTTGAGGAAAAATACTCGCTGCCGTCTAGCCCTACCAACAGGTGTCCACCTAGAACCTTATATTGCTCTAGATAACCTCGTCGTAGGAGAACGCTATAAATTTGATAAAAAATGGGAAACAGAAGACGAAATGCGATCAAGTCCAAAACATTCTTGATTTGGTTGCTCGTGGGGAGTTCTGTTAACTCAAAGAGGGCTTGGGCGTTGTCACGACCATGACGACTATGAACATGGCGTTGGTACTCCAGAAACGAAGGACATTGCATAAAGAAGACAGCAAATGCGCCTAATACAATATCTTTGAGACTAAATTTGGTGCCATTACTGGGTTGACGTGGATCATCGAGGTGCTCAATGAGCTGATGTAGCCAGTGCAGTAAGAGAGGGAAATTTAGAACACCTTCATTCATCGTCTGGGGCTCTGCAAGTGTATGAATACATCCTCAACGACTACAACCTAGCTTGCCAAAATTTTGAATTTACAATTGCTGGTGATAAAGACATCTCGGGGACGACCTGGATCATGCATTTCCACATACAACACAGGCATCGGAATGCGGTACAGCCCTCCCTTCTGCTTGGAATAGTGAGCCCGATAGACCTGACTTGCCTTTGAAAGACCCACATCATCAGAGGTGTACACCACACCAGAGTGCAACACGGCTTTGCGCTCATTCAGCCAATCAAAATAGGCTTGTTCTCTAGGAGTTTGAATATAGGGATCAAATTCCTTGATTCGCTGGGCTTTCAGATCTAGCTCTGAAGGCTGTTCACCGAGATCAACCGATGTCAATTGAATTGGGACAGGTTCTACCATCGGGCTCACCAGCTTTCACTCAGAAACTCATCCCAATTCTCTATCACAGAAACCTGCTGTGATTCTGCAGCAACGTCATGATCGGAAAAGGGTTGTTGATCTGGGGGATCCTGGACCACTCGCTTCCCATCCTGAGAATCCATAACATTTCCCTTGATTTCAGCGATTTGGGAGTCTTGCAGGGTCTTTTCCTCTAGCTTATCCTGGGCTTTCCACCGACACTTTCTCTGAGATTTCTCTTTCCGTTTCTGCTCTGAAAACTGCTGCAGATCCAGCCGCTCACTTAGCAAGGCCACATTATCTATCTTTCGCTCTTGTTGATGCATCTTGCGCTTGATAAGACGCCATTCTTTCAGGGAAATACGAGTTTTCTCCAAATCTCTGGCATGGGCCAAGCCTATATACTCAGATAGCTCAGACTCCTGTGAATAGGAGTAAACCAACACGGTAGAAATATCTCTCGGGTCATACCGGATTTGAATATATTTGTGTGGCAGATTTTTTAGGGCCTTCACCTGATACTTTAAGCACTCAAAATTAAACGACTCATGCTTCTCAACTTTCCGCTTCTTGGTTTTCAACAAGCAAACATCAAGTTTTCGTTCATCGATGATCGGCAGATCACCCAATAGCGAAGCTTGCCAACGCTCTCGTCTCAGGGTATCTCTGACTTTGGGATATTGATGGAGATTGTAATGCTGGGAAAAATAGCGGACCATCAGCTGCTCAAATTCTTCCAAGGTCACACAGGCATTTTTTTCAGCCTCTACAGGGCGAGTTTGAACATTGGAACCCTTATAGCCCAGTAAATGAGATAGCAATTCTGTATTGTTTTTTCCAAACACTGATTCCACGACTCCCCCAGCTTGGGGATATGCGCGCCGCCTGAGCTTGATACCGAGATGAGAAGCAACCTTCTTCAAATGCAGAGACTTAAACTCTTTGGCTCGGTCTGTAAATAGATAATCTGGAATCCCACGTTCAATCCAAGGTTGTTCGAGCTTGTACTCAGGTCCATAGTGCTTGGGAAGCATCGCGTGACGCAAGGCTAGCCCTACCTCAAAGGCTCCAGGTGCTTCAAACCCTACGTAGTAACCCATCAGACAACCAGAGTAGTGATCGACAATGATCGTTAAGAAGGGACAACCAATAATCTCTCCTTTATCATCTACCAGCAGAATATCGGCTTTGGTATGGTCTGCTTGCCAAATCTGGTTGCTATAAGTGACGGGTATATCCCCATCCGTCGTACGAGCAACTTTATTTTTTCCTTGACCTGGGTGCCGCTGGGTTTCCCGAGCTTTCTCAATGTAGGGGGCTAAAACTTTGTAAACGGTGACATGAGACGGATATTCGCCTTGTTTGAGACCTAAATTTAGCTCTGCATGGGCTTTGACGAGGTTAAAGACTTGATTGCGATTGATCCGCAAGCTATTCTTTTGACCCCGCAGATAGGTTTGGACGATAAATTGATGCCACTCTTTGGATATTCTGAATTTACCTTTATCCGCTCTGACCTCTACAGCTAAGCCATCCCAGCCCTTATTTCTGACCCGTTTTAGCGTGCGAATAATTGTGGTTCGATGAACCCTTAAGATCTGGGCTGCTTCTCTAATTTTCTGAGTCTTCAGTCCTTCCGGTGCTCGAAGAATCTCTGAAAGCAGGCGGATTTTCAGATTGGAGGACTCTGCACAAGATTCCAAGACCTGGGGAAGCAGAGAACTATCACGTAAGCTATCGACATCAACAGATTCTTCACTCTCTGCCAATAACTGTGCATCTTTTGCAGTATTTGCAAATTCCATAGGACTTAGCAAAACCTAACCAACACACCGACAAAGGTGCATGTAATTCTTTAAAAGAATACCCCCACTATACAGAGGTGGTGCACTTAAATATTTAATTATGGAGAAAAGTTCTTTATTCGAAAAAGGTTGTATAAGATAGATACAGTAACCAGCTATAGACTCTTCGAAGAGTGCACTAATTCTTTAAATCAGTGCATTTAATTATTTAATGGACAAAATCTATAGTTCGATTAAGGAGTCAGAGTTGGATGCTATCTTAATATTCACGTTCTGCGGATGTAGTTCAGTGGTAGAACGTCAGCTTCCCAAGCTGAATGTCGTCGGTTCGAGTCCGATCATCCGCTTTGACACATGCTCATCATTCTCTACCCTACAAAAGGGTTGATGAGTTTTATCGTACACCCTTCAAAATCGCTTATGTTTCGAGTTGCAATGGCCAAAGGCCGGTCGTAGAACATCGCACTACCGTATTGTTTTGCGATCGCAGCAATCATCATATCGAAGGCATCCACATGTAACCCCTGTTGCAAACAGGTATTACACAACTCACCGTAAGCCAAAGCTGCTTTAGGCTCAAAATTCAATAGTCGATCTCTAAAGCCTGTATCGATAAATATTTCAAATCTACGATGTAAATCTTCGCGCCTTCTGCCTTCAGGCAAGCGACCCAATCCATAATAAATTTCTGCCAAGGTAATCACCGTAATCGCCAGATCCTTTTGATCTTGATCACGCATCCAGTCCAACACCTGTGAAGACGGAGCTGGCTTCATAAGTTCTGACACCACATTCGTATCGAGAATGATCATTCAAGCTCTCGCGGCAGGACAGCAGGATGGGCCTCTAGCTCAACGCCATTGTCTTGGCCAAATAATTGCAGTGCTAAATCAGCAGTATTAGGCTCGGATACAGTCTGAGCTAATGCCTGTCGCAGGATGACACGAGCTTCTTCCTCCATGGAGCGATTATTCTGGGCTGCCTGTACACGCAGCTTCGTTTTGACATCTTCATCTAAATTGCGGATAGTGATGCTGGCCATACAGATGACTCCTGACACTTGATATCATTTTCATCAATGATTGCAATGCCATCAAAAATAAGATGCTAATACTGGCATTTATATTAGAACCCAGCTCAAAGCTTGAGATCATCAGTCATAGCAATTATCAAAAACAGAAATCTCTGTTTATGGGGCAGGTTTGGGGTAAACAAGAAAATCACTCGTCAAAACCCATACAGGGTAAAGGTTTTATTTCAGATTCTCAAACTGAATATCATCGGTTCAAGTCCGATCATCCGCTTATTGGTTATTGTCGTTGTTCGCTTCCCAGGAACTACTGGCGGCTTTCAGCATATTCAATACGAGCAGGGCAAACTTGCGGCCCGATTCTTCATTATCTAAAACGTCTAGGGATAGTTTTTCATGATCAGTCATGGCATCTAATACCGTATCCACCACCTTCTGGGGAAACAGGCCATGCATCACCTGTTCTGGCGTATGGGTCTTAACCTGGGCCATCACATCTTCCTGACGACGGATGCGCTTGGTAATGGTATTGAGAAACTGGACCTGGTCTGCATCACTAATTTCAGCACCAAACAAGTCATTGAGGGACTGAATGATTTCTGAGAGCTTCTTTTTCTCGGGGTCATGGGCTTTGCCAGTACCAATCGCACTGCCTGGCTGCAAAGGATATTCACCTTGATTTTCTGCGAGTCGGAGCTGTTGTTCCTTACGCTTAGTGAGACGGTAGTGGGTTAAAGAAAGTTCAGAAACGTCTATCTGTTCTCGATCTAAACGATCGCGTCGCAGTAGGGGGTAGAGGTGCTTGGTATAGACGCATAGTTGCTCTAATTCCTGATCTTCGTAATCGATAATCTGGGAGAGAAATTCATACAAACGCCCAAAGCTCTGGAGGTTCTTTTTGAACAGGTCGAGTTGGTCAATCTCTTCTCCCGCAGCTTTTAAGGTTGACTCAGCTTGTGTTAGGGCTGCAGTGTTGCTAGTACGTTTTTGCGCCAAGGCTTGTCGGCGGTTGGCGTCAGCCTCTTGATAGCGTTGCTTATAGCGATTGACGGCGGGTTGGCAATGGTAAGCCAGCTTGGCATTGGCAGCTTTGGGGTCAAAGAAGGCCAGGGCAAACGCTTCCACTTCACTCCCGTGATAAATGCCTTCTTCATCTAGGGTATTTTGCAGGTCGTAGAGGAGCTGCGGGTCCGAGACATCTGCGAGTTCTGCCTTGTTGTAGTAAGGCAAAAAGGCTTCCAGAATATCCTGAGGGTCGTTAAAGAAGTCGAGGATAAAGGTGGCTTTGCCAGGGAAGAGGCGGTTGAGGCGAGAGAGGGTTTGTACGCAATCTACGCCGTGGAGTTTTTTGTCCACGTACATGGCGCAGAGCTTGGGCTGGTCGAAGCCCGTTTGGAATTTGTTGGCCACAATCATGACATTATATTCAGCCGTATCAAAGACCTGCCTGATATCGCGCCCCTTGAGATTGGGGTTAAGGAGAGTACTGGTTTCGCGTACCTCTTCCGGGATAGCGTCATCCGGGGGCACCTTGCCAGAAAACGCCACCAGGGGATGCACGTTGGTGTAGCCCTGATCTTGGACATAGGTTTTAAGGGCGAGGTGATAGCAGACTGCTTCTTGGCGACTAGTGGTGACCACCATGGCCTTAGCCTGACCATTGAGCAGATGGGTGACATGCTCGCGAAAGTGCTCAACCATAACCTCCACTTTTTGGCTGATGTTATGGGGGTGCAGACGGACCCAGCGGGCCAGCTTGGTGCGGGCCTGTTTAGAATCCACCTCTCCTTGCTCAGCATGGGGATGGGCAATTTTCCAGGCGGTGGCGTAAGTGGTGTAGTTGAGCAGCACATCGAGGATAAAGCCTTCTTCAATGGCCTGCCGCATGGAGTAAAGATGAAAGGGTTCTGGCTTATTGTCCACGCTGGGAGGCTGATGGGGGTTGGGTGGACGGCCAAAGAGTTCTAGGGTTTTAGCTTTGGGTGTAGCGGTAAAGGCATAGTAGCTGATGTACTGATTGGGTCCCCGCGCCTGTACCGCAGCATCCATTAAGTCTTCGGCACTCAGTCCTTCGGTATCAGGATGGTCACTCCCCAGAATGGCTTTCAGCTTGCTAGCAGCCGATCCGGTTTGGGAGGAATGGGCTTCGTCAGCAATCACGGCATAGCGACCGCTGGCGAGGTCAGGATATTTATCCAGGGCATCAAATAGGGCGGGAAAGGTTTGAATCGTGACGATAATAATGCGGGTTTTGCTGGATAGGGCCTCGGCCAGTTGCTCTGACTTGCTTTGGCTGGTGCCCTCGCGGGTAATGGGAACCACAACGCCCTGGGCATGCTCGAACTGGTAGATGGTGTCCTGGAGTTGGCTATCCAGAACGGTGCGATCGGTAACGACGATGACGGAGCTAAATAGTTTTTGACCGCCGTCGTCATAGAGAGAAGCCAGCTGGTGGGCGGTCCAGGCAATGGAGTTGGATTTCCCGGACCCAGCACTATGCTGAATCAGGTATCGTTGGCCTGCCCCTTCACGGCGAGTAGTATCTATCAGCTGGTTGACCACCTGCCATTGGTGATAGCGAGGAAAAATCAGTTTCTCTTTCGGTTTAACGGAACCGTCAAAATCTTCTTCCTTGGGCTTTTGCAGATGCAAGAACCGACCCAACACCTTTAGCCAAGCATCAGGCTGAAATAGCTGTTCCCATAGGTACGCCGTGGCGTAGGTGTTTTCGGCCTTGGGAGCTGGGTTGCCTGCACCGCCATCCTTCGTGCCCTGGTTAAAGGGCAAGAAAAAGGTGTCTTTGCCTGCCAGTTGGGTGGTCATGGCGACTTCTTGCTGGCTAACGGCAAAATGCACCAGGGCACCACGCTTAAAGGCGAGTAAGGGTTCTGCTGTGCGGGTGAGGGGGTCTTTGACGGGGCGATCAAACCGATACTGGCGTTTGGCGTTGTCGATGGATTGTTTAAACTCGCTTTTGAGTTCTAATGTGGCGGTGGGGATGCCGTTGACGAATAGCACTAGGTCGAGGCGAGGGTTATAGTCACCGGAGCGGGCATGGGGCGAGTAGGATACTTCTGGCACCACCCGCAGGCGATTGGCTTGGTAACGAGCCTGGGTATCGGGGTTCATGCCGTGGTCGGGCTGGAAGCTGCACAGCTCAATTTTGATGCCGGGAATTTTATAGCCATGGCGCAGTAAGTCTAGGGAGCCGTTTTGTTCTAAAGTCCGGACGGTTTTTTGAATTAGGACGCCTGCGGGGTCGGTGGGGTTATTCTTGCAGAGTTTTTGCCAACGGTCGGGCCAGGCGGTTTGGAAGTAGGCCAGCAGGTCTTCGGTATATAGGGCAGTAGTGGGGTTGTAGTTTGCAGACGTGCCGACGAGCCAGCCTTGGGCTTGCAGGGCATTGATGATATCGGTTTGGAAGGCGGCTTCTTTGCTGTCGGCCATAGGGTTTGCCGGGTAGGGGAAATATGCAAATTTAGAGATTGAGTTGCTATGTCGGTTAAATCAGTAGATTTTGAAAGGGATGAGTATTTTTCCGTCGATAGGTGTTGAAGTCTCGCTGATCGACGGAGAGAATACGCCCGTGCCCCAGGTGTTCAGCCAGAATCACCAAGGACGCATCGGCTAGATCCATGGGCAGATTCCGATATTGATTCATCAGATTCAGTATTTGTGTGCAGTGTGTAGGTGTCAAATCGAATACCTGGATAGCACCAGCCGAGACTTTCTTGAGTAAAGCAGCGGGGGCATCGATACCGACCCTTTGCTGCAAGAGGTAGCAAGTTTCTATGATCACAGTGATCACACACCAGGTTGTGATGAATCCTTCTGGCTGGAATTCAGGAAAGCGAGCTATGGCTTGTTGGTGAAATGTATCACGTTTATTTGCGAGTGCTAACCAGAAGCCAGAGTCAATGATGACCATATTTTTTCTCTAGCCCCTCTGCCAGATAGGCTTTGTAATTGACCGATAGATCTTCTTCGGCACTGATACAGCCAATAAGGTCCGACCAGTCTGTATAGTCTGGGGTTGGGACTGTTGGGATTGAGGACGACTGAGGCGTCTGGGTGGCTTGAGAGGGTTGGCTATCTTTTTTGAGGAGCTGGACAAACTGATAGACCTGATTTAGTGCCTCTTGGGGCAGGATTTGGAGGTCTTGCTGGATTTGCTCAAGGGATGCCATTGCGAGAATTGCCGATTGGGTTGGTGAGCGATTTGCTTGCATTTTAGCAATTGGGTTGGTGATCTACTCCATACCTATCGAATTCACGGTTAGGCATCCTTCTCATCTCCTGCAGCATTACTGGTTGTTTAGCCTTTTGTGCAGACTAGCTATTTTCCCAGTCTTCGAGTTGTAGGTCTGGCACTCGTCCGAATTCTCTAGTGTTGTGAGTCACTAGAGTGAGGTTATTGGCTAAGGCGATCGCAGCAATTTGCAAATCGTAGGTGCCGATAGGGGTGCCTGCGGTTTCCAATGCGGCTCGGATTTGTCCACAGACTTCAGCAGCTTTACCGTCAAAAGGCAAGCTCACCAGATCGCCAAAGAAATTACTCAGGTTCTCAAGGTTTTTGGCTCTTCTTGAGCTTTTATAGGCCCCATAGTAAAGTTCATACTTGACGACATCACAGATACAAACATCATCGGCAGAGATGTTGAGCAGACGCTCATAGATAGATTGGCTACTTTGATTGAGGTATCGGATGCAGGTGTTGGTATCGAGTAGGTAAATCACATCAGCACATCGCGCTCTTGCTGCTCACCCTGGGGTGCTCGTTCTAAGGATTCGCCCTGCCATGCTCCAAAGGTCTGGAGAAATTTTTGAGACCATTGGCGTTTGGGTTGATTAGATATTGGTTGGTAGACCAGCAAAATGTCGAGGGCTTCGCCAGAATGATCGGGTAATTGAATTTGAAGGGTGCCGTCTTTGTTGACACGAGCAGTCATTTTTAGGGTTTGCATGGTGTCCATGGATGAAGGGACTAGGGCGAGGCGAGATTGCTTGCATTCTAGCAATTGGGTTGGTGCTCTACTCCATTTTGCACTGGCCCCCCGGCCCCCCTAATTCTGGGGGGAGAGCAGCCTGAAACATTCGATACTTGTGGAGATCAGTGAACAATCTCAATGTTTGAAGGAAGCTATAATTCCTTGGCTGCTGCGGTTATGACTCGTTCCGGCACGGTGGAATGCCCCGACCTACGAAAGCACCGAAATTGTTCAATATTCTCCCCCCAGAGTTGATACCGCTGGCGAAATAAATATTCGTTTACACTGCAAAGCCTCTCACGGCCACCTAAATCCCCCATTCTGGGGGACTTTGAGCCTATATCTGAGCTGGATCATGGGGCCAACAATTTCAAGCATTTTTCTCTCAAATCTAATTTTAAATATCTGTGTGGGAAAACAGGTAAAGTCCCCCACAGGTGGGGGATTTAGGGGGCGAGCGCAATGCTGAAGGCCATAGATATAATCTCTCAATGTAACTGGATGTGAATTTCGCCAGCGGTATCAGAATTGGGGGGCTGGGGGACAATGCAGTGTTAACCATGCAGATTCAGAAGTCTAGGTACACGGTGGCTTTTTCTACTAAAAAATCGATATCGTTATGGGGTTGCTCTTCTCCTCTGGCAACTGACCCAAAAACACGAATACGCTGTGCACCATAGTGTTGACTGAGTGCTAGAACTGCATCGCTTTGGATTCGGAAGGGATCGAGCAGCATGGTTCTATTGTCTAGCAATTGGCTGGGGAAGCGTTGGTGGGGGCTTGCCAGCCTCGGACATCTATTTTCCCTGTCACAGCAGCGGAAATTAGGGCTGAGCGGCGTTCTTGGAGAAGACAGACGTTCTCTTTAGATTGCGATACAAGCTCATTCAAAAGTGATACTTTCTTTTTAATGAATCGACAAATTTCTCTCTGTTCGCTCATTGGAGGCAGGGGCAGAGAAAAAGCGCGCAAATCCCTACATGTAATAGCAGCTTTGGTACTTCCCCAACCTTCTGATTCATAACGAAGCCTAAGATAGTTTGCGGACAACCAATCATGAAGAAAGTCATGAGAAAGATTAATTCCTTCATGCTCAATATATGCAAGATGCTGGTTTATTGTGGCTTCAATTTCTGTAATAGTTGCCATACCCCGAGTCTTACCCTCACCAGTAATAGCTATCAATACAGTTCCTGGCTTGACAATTGGAAGTGCACATTCCTTTAAAGCTTGTTCAGTAACAAACTGATCTGCCTCAATTACCCTCTCTAGATTGACCTTTGAACTATTAAGCCATGGATAATCTCCATTTTCCCAATAAGCAAGATTGTCACGAGATGGAGTACATCCATTCCCTACAAGGCATTGCCATCCAATTCGAGTTATCTGCCAATGCTTGGGTACTTCGCCGAGCCACTCGACGCCGGAGTCCTTCATGGGGGCGGTGGGGTCGAGGCCCTTGGTGACCGCATGGGAAATCACTGCCTGCCGCTTTTCCTTCAGCAGCTCGATCAGCCGCTCCTGCTCCGCGATCAAGGCGTCAATGCGGGCAGTCTCGCGATCGAGAAAACGAGCGATTTGCTGTTGCTCAGAGATGGGAGGTAGCAAGATGGGCATACGAGAATGCTGCTGTGGATCTAGATCCCACTGATTGACACGAATTCCTTTAGAGTTTGATAGATATCCTGCTATGTATTCATTGCATCGGAAAAGATGATGTAGATATCGGGAGCTTTCCTTATTCTGTGACGAATAGACGTGATAGGCAGGACTAACAATTCCTCTATAGTTAGAAATGGCAACAGAGCCTTGCCATGCTTTCATCTTGTTGATTGCAAGATCGCCAACCTCTACAAGTTGATAAGCCGACAAATCATCCGAAGGCTTATTGAAATTGTCTGCTCTGGATGATTTCGGAATTACACCAAAATCGCGATACACAGACAATAACTCTTCCTCTGAATAGCCAGTTCGCTTTGTTCTATTAAACAAGCTCCAAAGAGGCTTAGTTTTCCAATGCTCAGGCACTTCCCCCAACCATTCCACCCCAGAATTCTTATACGCCTCATACCTCGGAAAGCTCATTCGTCCTCAGCCCTCACTACACTATTGCCCCTCAACCAACCCGCCAACTGCTCCACACACACCTCTTGAGACTCACCACTCGCCACCAACCCCAAAAACATAGTCACCGCATCCACTTCAGACGCGCTTAGAGGATGTGTAAAAAGTATCAAACGTACTGCATTCGCCCCCTAAATCCCCCATTCTGGGGGACTTTGACTGTAGATCAATGCTTTGCTCACTTGCCTGTCGAATCTGCTGAAGTACGTTATCTAGATGGTGCATAACGTCTGCGTTGCGGAATCGGATCACGCGGTAACCAGGCTGGTTGAGTTGATCGGT
The Acaryochloris marina S15 genome window above contains:
- a CDS encoding DUF5615 family PIN-like protein, translated to MDENVPRQIAVGLRLRDIDVLTVQEDGRAGIADPEVLARATELQRVLFSRDDDLLALAHHRQKVGIDFSGVVYAHPQSINIGDCVKDLEVIAKASTLEDTLNQVQYLPL
- a CDS encoding DUF433 domain-containing protein — its product is MENANSLNMLERAPDKVSGAWVFKGTRVPVAALFENLKDGASIDQFLEWFPGVKREQIETLLE
- a CDS encoding Mu transposase C-terminal domain-containing protein, which encodes MEFANTAKDAQLLAESEESVDVDSLRDSSLLPQVLESCAESSNLKIRLLSEILRAPEGLKTQKIREAAQILRVHRTTIIRTLKRVRNKGWDGLAVEVRADKGKFRISKEWHQFIVQTYLRGQKNSLRINRNQVFNLVKAHAELNLGLKQGEYPSHVTVYKVLAPYIEKARETQRHPGQGKNKVARTTDGDIPVTYSNQIWQADHTKADILLVDDKGEIIGCPFLTIIVDHYSGCLMGYYVGFEAPGAFEVGLALRHAMLPKHYGPEYKLEQPWIERGIPDYLFTDRAKEFKSLHLKKVASHLGIKLRRRAYPQAGGVVESVFGKNNTELLSHLLGYKGSNVQTRPVEAEKNACVTLEEFEQLMVRYFSQHYNLHQYPKVRDTLRRERWQASLLGDLPIIDERKLDVCLLKTKKRKVEKHESFNFECLKYQVKALKNLPHKYIQIRYDPRDISTVLVYSYSQESELSEYIGLAHARDLEKTRISLKEWRLIKRKMHQQERKIDNVALLSERLDLQQFSEQKRKEKSQRKCRWKAQDKLEEKTLQDSQIAEIKGNVMDSQDGKRVVQDPPDQQPFSDHDVAAESQQVSVIENWDEFLSESW
- a CDS encoding FitA-like ribbon-helix-helix domain-containing protein gives rise to the protein MASITIRNLDEDVKTKLRVQAAQNNRSMEEEARVILRQALAQTVSEPNTADLALQLFGQDNGVELEAHPAVLPRELE
- a CDS encoding type II toxin-antitoxin system VapC family toxin, with protein sequence MKPAPSSQVLDWMRDQDQKDLAITVITLAEIYYGLGRLPEGRRREDLHRRFEIFIDTGFRDRLLNFEPKAALAYGELCNTCLQQGLHVDAFDMMIAAIAKQYGSAMFYDRPLAIATRNISDFEGCTIKLINPFVG
- a CDS encoding DUF433 domain-containing protein, translated to MNYLATDYKYIQLDENQVPVIEGSTMKVVELITSHLTYGWSPEELHFQYSHISLGKIYSALAYYWDHKAALESDMKQRLEKVKALQQEAPPSRIVQKLKERGVIS
- a CDS encoding ISNCY family transposase → MNEGVLNFPLLLHWLHQLIEHLDDPRQPSNGTKFSLKDIVLGAFAVFFMQCPSFLEYQRHVHSRHGRDNAQALFELTELPTSNQIKNVLDLIAFRLLFPIFYQIYSVLLRRGYLEQYKVLGGHLLVGLDGSEYFSSNRICCDQCSTKTHRDGSVTYTHTAVLPVLVCPEIEHVISLAPEFIRPQDGAEKQDSETAAAKRWIKGHAQGFDGAKITVLGDDLYSRQPMVETCLEDELNFIFVCLPSSHPELYEWVEYLEGIGDVEHLETRGWNGRYHEICQYRYYNRIPLREELPAVMVNWCEVSVTRAADGKTMYHNAFITHHFINDQSVAEIVSAGRARWKAENEGHNVLKTKGYHLEHNFGHGQKNLAAVLLVLNLLAFLFHTVLHLVDSTYQRMRKQRGTRQGFFHDIQTLTKYLLFESWEHLLQFMLDDPEPRIAADTS